One genomic segment of Leptospira kirschneri serovar Cynopteri str. 3522 CT includes these proteins:
- a CDS encoding DUF4349 domain-containing protein — MPTVTLIFVSIFFGSSLVASPTTNTDHTNLERRFYSHSIRIKIESAKVSTSREKIQNLVHHYKGFILKSTNSNLKFKIPFASQDHFLIELRNNELVEKTDETINDITDPLEECTKRLEIDHEFLLKYKKLFEEDKLPKRERRHLLIKQHKVSLDIQRLEKKKKDLILKTKFSDFTVSFLPIKQKEY, encoded by the coding sequence ATGCCGACCGTTACACTGATATTTGTATCTATTTTTTTCGGCTCTTCGCTCGTAGCAAGTCCGACAACCAATACGGACCATACAAACTTAGAGAGAAGATTTTATTCTCATTCTATTCGTATAAAAATAGAATCTGCGAAGGTATCCACTTCTCGTGAAAAAATACAAAATTTAGTTCATCACTATAAGGGTTTTATCTTAAAAAGTACGAATTCGAATTTAAAATTTAAGATACCATTTGCCAGCCAAGATCATTTTTTAATCGAACTTAGAAATAACGAGCTGGTAGAAAAAACAGATGAAACGATCAACGATATTACCGATCCGCTTGAAGAATGTACAAAAAGGCTTGAGATCGATCACGAATTTCTTTTGAAATACAAAAAATTATTTGAAGAAGATAAACTTCCCAAAAGGGAAAGAAGGCATCTACTGATAAAACAACATAAGGTTTCTTTGGACATACAGAGATTGGAAAAAAAGAAGAAGGATTTAATTTTAAAAACTAAGTTTTCCGATTTTACGGTTTCCTTTCTTCCGATAAAACAAAAAGAATATTAG